From a single Photobacterium gaetbulicola Gung47 genomic region:
- a CDS encoding 4-hydroxythreonine-4-phosphate dehydrogenase (COG1995), whose protein sequence is MLVPSSNNRNVPMTKVKRIAITPGEPAGIGPDLVLALAQHNWPHQLVICANAQLMVERAAQLGLPLAVKAYDPSQAAAPHRAGTMVVADLPLAAQVEAGTLNEQNGHYVLSTLERAAQGCMSGEFAAVVTGPVHKGVINRAGVSFSGHTEFFAQQSNTAQVVMMLATEGLRVALATTHIPLACVSKAVTEERLQQVIRILHADLVSKFGIAEPKIYVCGLNPHAGEDGCLGTEEIDVISPALEQLRQQEGMDLIGPLPADTIFQEKYLADADTVLAMYHDQGLPVLKFKGFGKSVNITLGLPFIRTSVDHGTALELAGTGQADTGSLWTALSHALELVEKQA, encoded by the coding sequence GTGCTGGTGCCTTCATCGAACAACCGGAACGTGCCGATGACCAAGGTTAAACGTATTGCCATCACCCCAGGTGAACCAGCAGGCATTGGCCCTGATTTGGTACTTGCCCTCGCCCAGCACAACTGGCCGCACCAACTTGTCATTTGTGCTAACGCCCAGCTTATGGTAGAACGTGCAGCCCAGCTCGGTTTGCCATTGGCTGTCAAAGCCTATGACCCGAGCCAAGCAGCCGCGCCCCACCGGGCTGGCACTATGGTGGTTGCCGATCTTCCTCTCGCCGCACAGGTGGAGGCAGGCACGCTCAACGAGCAAAATGGCCACTATGTGCTCAGTACTCTGGAGCGAGCCGCCCAGGGGTGTATGAGCGGTGAATTTGCAGCTGTCGTCACCGGCCCGGTCCATAAAGGGGTGATCAACCGGGCGGGAGTATCGTTCAGTGGCCATACCGAGTTTTTTGCCCAGCAATCGAATACTGCCCAGGTAGTCATGATGCTGGCGACCGAAGGGCTTCGGGTGGCTTTGGCCACAACCCATATCCCTTTGGCTTGTGTATCCAAGGCCGTTACCGAAGAACGGCTGCAGCAGGTGATCCGTATCCTGCATGCTGATCTTGTCAGCAAGTTCGGCATTGCCGAACCGAAAATTTATGTCTGTGGCTTAAACCCACATGCCGGCGAAGACGGCTGCCTGGGCACCGAGGAGATCGACGTGATCAGCCCGGCGCTGGAGCAGCTACGCCAGCAGGAAGGCATGGATCTGATTGGCCCACTGCCAGCAGATACCATCTTCCAAGAAAAATATCTGGCCGATGCCGACACGGTACTGGCCATGTATCACGATCAAGGGCTACCAGTGCTGAAATTCAAAGGCTTTGGTAAATCCGTCAACATTACGTTAGGCCTGCCCTTCATCAGAACTTCAGTAGATCATGGTACCGCACTGGAACTCGCCGGTACTGGACAGGCGGACACGGGTAGCCTTTGGACAGCGCTATCACACGCCCTCGAATTGGTAGAAAAACAAGCATGA
- a CDS encoding dimethyladenosine transferase (COG0030) gives MSSDQVHLGHRARKRFGQNFLNDPYIIDGIVSAINPRPGQNLVEIGPGLGAITEPVGKMVDKFTVIELDRDLAERLRNHPDLADKLTIHEGDAMRFDFTQLLKENNKLRIFGNLPYNISTPLIFHLLSFHEHVEDMHFMLQKEVVNRLAAGPGSKAYGRLTVMTQYYCRVMPVLEVPPESFKPAPKVDSAVVRLTPYETLPHPCTNLKWLDRVCREGFNQRRKTIRNCYKSLMTGEQLEALGINPSMRPENLTLEQFVTMANWLDANHVK, from the coding sequence ATGAGCAGCGATCAAGTCCACCTAGGTCACCGCGCCCGTAAGCGCTTTGGCCAGAACTTTTTGAACGACCCATACATCATTGATGGCATTGTTTCCGCCATCAACCCTCGCCCAGGCCAAAACCTGGTCGAAATCGGCCCGGGCCTTGGTGCAATCACTGAACCTGTCGGTAAAATGGTTGACAAGTTCACGGTTATCGAGCTTGACCGTGATCTGGCCGAGCGTCTTCGCAATCACCCGGATCTAGCTGACAAGCTAACCATCCACGAAGGTGATGCGATGCGTTTCGACTTTACACAGCTTCTTAAGGAAAACAACAAGCTGCGTATTTTCGGTAACCTACCGTACAACATCTCGACCCCGCTGATCTTCCATTTGCTGTCATTCCACGAGCACGTCGAAGACATGCACTTCATGCTGCAAAAAGAAGTCGTAAACCGCCTAGCAGCAGGCCCTGGCAGCAAGGCTTACGGTCGTTTGACCGTGATGACCCAGTACTACTGCCGCGTCATGCCTGTGCTGGAAGTGCCGCCAGAATCATTCAAACCAGCGCCCAAAGTTGACTCGGCCGTTGTCCGCCTGACGCCATATGAAACCTTGCCGCATCCATGTACTAACCTTAAATGGTTGGACAGGGTTTGCCGCGAAGGCTTCAACCAGCGTCGCAAGACCATCCGCAACTGCTATAAGTCACTGATGACTGGCGAACAACTGGAAGCGCTGGGGATCAACCCAAGTATGCGACCAGAAAACCTAACGCTTGAACAGTTTGTCACAATGGCAAACTGGCTGGATGCAAACCACGTCAAATAA
- a CDS encoding ApaG (COG2967) → MTTSVTPTIKCRVVTHYLEDQSEPDNQRYVFSYTITIANLGSGEAQLLSRRWLITDANGKKLVIEGEGVVGEQPTIPANDEYTYTSGTIIETPLGVMQGHYVMVNGNGDEFVAEISPFRLSVPNILH, encoded by the coding sequence ATGACAACGAGCGTAACACCAACCATCAAGTGCCGGGTCGTCACGCACTACCTCGAAGATCAATCCGAGCCTGATAACCAGCGCTATGTCTTTTCCTACACCATCACCATTGCCAACTTGGGATCTGGCGAGGCCCAGCTGCTAAGCAGACGTTGGCTGATCACCGATGCCAACGGCAAAAAGCTGGTGATTGAAGGGGAAGGCGTTGTCGGCGAGCAACCGACCATTCCGGCCAATGACGAATACACCTACACCAGCGGCACTATCATTGAAACACCGCTAGGGGTGATGCAGGGACATTACGTCATGGTCAATGGAAACGGTGACGAATTCGTCGCCGAGATCTCACCGTTTCGCCTGTCGGTACCCAATATTCTCCACTAA
- a CDS encoding membrane protein (COG3610): protein MITIDFLLALLNDMFFALIPAVGFALVFNVPPKALKYCAIGGALGHGCRFALMHWGLSIEWATLCAATLVGMIGVHWSHRFLAHPKVFTVAAMIPMVPGVFAFKAMIALVEINHRGFTPELWGLLVENMLKAVFIVASLAIGLAMPGLLFYRRRPVV, encoded by the coding sequence ATGATCACTATCGACTTTTTGCTGGCACTTCTCAATGACATGTTCTTTGCCTTGATCCCGGCGGTTGGTTTTGCCCTGGTGTTTAACGTGCCGCCGAAGGCATTGAAGTACTGTGCTATCGGCGGGGCGCTTGGCCACGGCTGCCGCTTTGCCCTGATGCATTGGGGCCTGTCGATTGAGTGGGCGACCCTGTGTGCAGCAACCCTGGTTGGGATGATTGGGGTACATTGGTCCCACCGTTTTCTTGCTCACCCCAAGGTGTTTACCGTTGCCGCTATGATCCCCATGGTACCCGGTGTGTTTGCTTTCAAAGCGATGATCGCACTGGTTGAGATCAACCATCGCGGCTTTACCCCCGAGCTATGGGGTTTGTTGGTGGAAAACATGCTCAAGGCGGTATTTATCGTTGCTTCGCTCGCTATTGGTCTTGCTATGCCCGGCTTGCTGTTTTATCGCCGCCGTCCTGTGGTATAA
- a CDS encoding Dna-J like membrane chaperone protein (COG1076) → MQVWGKILGAFFGFLLGGPFGLLLGLFLGHKFDKARAKIYYGGGFGGFSGGHSSAENQAAFFYAAFAVMGHVAKAKGRVTEEEIRVASAYMDRMGLQGEARRQAQEAFREGKEEHFPLEETLMRVRQASAGRADLLQFFLELQIQAAFADGSLHPSERKLLHVIARILGFSAQQLEQRLHMQEAAFRFQQGGFHQQYQQQGGAFRQAPTKDQLADAFELIGVPETASAQELKRAYRKQMNEHHPDKLAARGLPPEMMELAKQKTQELQAAYDLIRKEKGFK, encoded by the coding sequence ATGCAGGTTTGGGGCAAAATTCTTGGGGCATTTTTTGGCTTCCTCCTTGGCGGGCCGTTTGGTTTGTTGTTAGGTCTCTTTTTGGGCCATAAGTTCGATAAAGCGCGTGCAAAAATTTATTACGGTGGTGGCTTTGGCGGTTTTTCCGGAGGGCATAGCTCTGCGGAAAACCAAGCGGCCTTCTTTTATGCGGCCTTTGCCGTCATGGGCCATGTGGCCAAGGCCAAGGGGCGGGTTACCGAAGAAGAGATCCGAGTCGCCAGTGCCTATATGGATCGGATGGGCTTGCAAGGTGAAGCACGTCGTCAGGCCCAGGAGGCCTTCCGTGAAGGCAAGGAAGAGCACTTCCCATTGGAAGAGACCCTGATGCGGGTGCGCCAGGCCAGTGCCGGTCGGGCAGATTTGCTGCAGTTTTTCCTCGAGTTGCAAATCCAGGCGGCGTTTGCTGATGGCTCATTGCATCCGAGCGAGCGCAAGTTGCTCCATGTCATTGCCCGTATTCTGGGCTTTTCGGCCCAGCAGTTGGAGCAGCGGCTGCATATGCAAGAAGCGGCGTTCCGTTTCCAGCAAGGTGGTTTCCATCAGCAATACCAGCAACAGGGCGGGGCTTTCCGCCAGGCACCGACTAAAGACCAGTTGGCTGACGCCTTCGAGTTGATTGGCGTGCCGGAAACGGCTTCCGCCCAGGAGCTCAAGCGGGCCTATCGCAAGCAGATGAACGAGCACCATCCGGACAAGCTGGCGGCCAGGGGCTTGCCGCCGGAGATGATGGAGTTGGCCAAGCAGAAAACCCAGGAGCTACAGGCAGCCTACGATCTGATCCGTAAGGAGAAGGGGTTTAAATAA
- a CDS encoding organic solvent tolerance protein (COG1452) produces the protein MSSTSRSLLATMISLALFGPTVAYANQVAPETTSGDAAVSDETDELAMIRGTCIAPEQMPADPNNEPIKVTADQAEALNNQNVTYTGDVIVRQGNRTVVADTAKLQQPENIVTAEGNVYFHDGTIEVYSDRIQSNLDTEDSQMDNAVYNMTCEAGRGEAERVTKNGISYYRLKNGTYTTCPPGDKSWQFSATSIERENDSPFADLYNARFEVADVPVFYMPYLRVPVGDERLTGFLYPSVSYGSRDGFELETPFYWNIAPNYDMTITPKYMSNRGLQLNSKFRYLTEFGTGSLSGEYLGNDKKDSDKDPRWGFNWSHNGMYNQHWLFEIDYSKVSDPTYFSDIDSSIGEREDNNLLQTAEVSYRDRNWDSTLRVRDFQPLTLGVSSSYRLMPQVEANYYYEDMPYGLDFSLNSHVSRFENDNPDKPTADRVHFEPTLTLPYATPWWSVTSEAKLMYTYYNQDFDPNAQEIVDKGLELKDSVSRTVPSIRLHSGLYLERDTLIWGDSYTQSLEPQIQYLYVKDVEQKGIYDAYDTTLMQTDYYGLFRDKRYSSVDRIAAANQFTIGATSRYFDNQFKERFNIAVGQIFYLNDSGRNLDTDNETSPNYSATALESDFNYDDWLFFHGGLQYDASKKDLQFANGAIEYREGGTFSQLNYRYISKEYLLDNILDEEQLNRYTEDGISQLGFSTGFPIYDGVTLRGDYYHDLTENQMLEGQISLNFRTACWMISLGYNEYLKTRQNVSSSPAEYERNFSISFSLIGLGLAPIGTTSDNNSISYGRPFYLNN, from the coding sequence ATGTCATCAACTTCCCGCAGCTTACTGGCAACCATGATCAGCCTGGCACTTTTCGGCCCGACGGTGGCTTACGCAAACCAAGTCGCCCCAGAGACAACCAGTGGCGACGCTGCGGTCAGTGATGAAACTGACGAACTGGCAATGATTCGTGGTACCTGTATTGCCCCAGAGCAGATGCCGGCCGATCCTAACAACGAGCCAATCAAAGTCACCGCCGATCAAGCCGAGGCCCTCAATAACCAGAATGTTACTTACACCGGCGATGTCATCGTCCGCCAGGGTAACCGTACGGTTGTCGCCGACACGGCTAAACTGCAGCAACCAGAAAATATTGTCACCGCCGAAGGTAACGTCTACTTCCATGACGGTACCATCGAGGTGTATTCGGACCGTATCCAAAGTAACCTGGATACCGAAGACTCTCAGATGGACAATGCGGTTTACAACATGACCTGCGAAGCCGGCCGCGGTGAGGCTGAGCGAGTGACCAAAAACGGGATCTCCTACTACCGCCTGAAAAACGGCACCTACACCACCTGTCCACCGGGCGACAAAAGCTGGCAGTTCTCGGCCACCAGCATCGAGCGGGAGAACGACTCGCCCTTTGCCGATCTCTACAATGCCCGGTTCGAGGTCGCCGATGTCCCGGTATTCTACATGCCCTACCTTCGGGTTCCTGTCGGCGACGAGCGCCTGACCGGTTTCCTCTACCCGTCGGTCAGCTACGGCTCACGCGACGGCTTCGAGCTCGAAACCCCGTTCTATTGGAACATCGCGCCCAACTATGACATGACGATCACGCCGAAGTACATGAGCAACCGGGGTTTGCAGCTCAACTCCAAGTTCCGTTACCTCACCGAATTCGGCACGGGCAGCCTGTCCGGCGAGTACCTCGGCAATGACAAAAAGGACTCAGACAAAGATCCGCGTTGGGGCTTCAACTGGTCTCACAACGGCATGTATAACCAGCACTGGTTATTCGAGATTGACTACAGCAAGGTCAGCGATCCGACATACTTCTCAGATATCGACTCCAGTATCGGCGAGCGAGAAGACAACAACCTGCTGCAAACAGCTGAAGTGTCGTACCGTGACCGCAACTGGGATTCCACGCTCCGAGTCCGTGACTTCCAGCCGCTGACCCTCGGCGTTTCTTCAAGCTACCGCCTGATGCCCCAGGTGGAGGCGAACTATTACTACGAGGACATGCCGTACGGCCTGGACTTCTCCCTGAACAGCCATGTCAGCCGGTTTGAAAATGACAATCCAGACAAGCCGACCGCGGATCGGGTGCATTTCGAGCCGACGCTGACGCTACCATATGCCACCCCTTGGTGGTCGGTGACCAGCGAAGCCAAGCTGATGTACACCTACTACAACCAGGACTTTGATCCCAATGCCCAGGAAATCGTGGATAAAGGCCTTGAACTAAAAGACAGTGTCTCGCGGACCGTGCCGAGTATCCGTCTCCACAGCGGCCTGTACCTCGAGCGGGATACCCTGATCTGGGGCGACAGCTACACCCAGAGCCTTGAGCCGCAAATCCAGTACCTGTACGTCAAGGATGTGGAGCAGAAAGGGATTTACGATGCCTACGACACCACACTGATGCAAACCGACTACTACGGGCTATTCCGCGACAAGCGCTATTCCAGTGTCGACCGGATTGCCGCCGCCAACCAGTTTACCATCGGTGCCACGTCCCGCTACTTTGATAACCAATTCAAAGAGCGCTTCAATATTGCGGTGGGGCAAATCTTCTACCTCAATGATTCCGGCAGAAACCTGGATACTGACAACGAGACCAGCCCCAACTATTCGGCGACAGCGCTCGAGTCGGACTTTAACTACGATGACTGGCTGTTCTTCCATGGCGGCTTGCAGTACGACGCCAGCAAAAAAGATCTCCAGTTTGCCAACGGTGCGATTGAATACCGCGAAGGAGGCACCTTTAGCCAGCTGAACTACCGCTATATTTCTAAAGAGTACCTGCTCGATAACATCCTCGACGAGGAACAACTCAATCGCTATACCGAGGACGGTATCTCGCAGCTTGGCTTTTCAACCGGCTTCCCAATCTATGACGGGGTGACACTGCGCGGTGATTACTACCACGACCTGACCGAGAACCAGATGCTGGAAGGACAGATCAGCCTGAACTTCCGCACGGCCTGCTGGATGATCAGCCTGGGCTATAACGAATACCTGAAAACACGCCAGAATGTATCGTCGAGCCCAGCCGAATACGAGCGGAACTTCAGTATTTCGTTCAGCCTGATTGGCCTCGGCTTAGCCCCGATAGGCACCACCAGTGACAACAACTCGATCAGCTACGGTCGCCCTTTCTACCTCAATAATTAA
- a CDS encoding hypothetical protein (COG2966), whose amino-acid sequence MAESSGGLTEPVQREISRLAVLAGQRLLQHGAESTLVMDVARRLGLALGVDSVEVSLSASSMVLTTLSDGRCITTTRRCQDRGINMQVVTEIQRVCIMAERGVLDVDGVHQRLEQIQPMRYNRYLVIVMIGLSCASFSRLAGGDWPVFALTFVASAVGMFVRQEIAHCHFNPLLNFGVTAFVTTLISGFGQVYQIGEAPFLAMASSVLMLVPGFPLINAISDMVKGYANMGIARWTMASLLTLSTSMGIVAAMNVLGVWGWLS is encoded by the coding sequence ATGGCGGAGTCAAGCGGCGGATTGACTGAACCGGTACAGCGGGAGATTTCCCGCCTGGCAGTATTGGCGGGACAAAGATTATTGCAGCACGGTGCTGAAAGCACCTTAGTCATGGACGTCGCTAGGCGGTTAGGCTTGGCGCTGGGGGTGGACAGTGTGGAAGTGTCCCTGTCCGCCAGCTCAATGGTGTTGACCACCCTGAGCGACGGTCGCTGTATTACTACGACGAGGCGGTGCCAGGATCGCGGGATCAACATGCAGGTGGTGACCGAGATCCAGCGGGTGTGCATCATGGCCGAGCGGGGCGTCCTGGATGTCGACGGCGTCCACCAGCGACTCGAGCAGATCCAGCCGATGCGCTACAACCGCTACCTGGTGATCGTGATGATCGGCCTGTCGTGTGCTTCTTTCAGTCGCTTGGCCGGCGGTGACTGGCCGGTGTTTGCGCTGACCTTTGTGGCATCGGCGGTGGGGATGTTCGTCCGTCAGGAAATCGCCCATTGCCATTTCAATCCTCTGCTCAATTTCGGTGTTACCGCTTTTGTGACCACCTTGATATCCGGATTCGGGCAAGTGTATCAAATCGGCGAGGCCCCGTTTCTGGCGATGGCTTCTTCGGTATTGATGTTGGTGCCGGGCTTCCCGCTGATTAATGCCATATCTGACATGGTCAAAGGGTACGCCAACATGGGGATAGCACGCTGGACCATGGCCAGTTTGTTGACGCTGTCGACCAGTATGGGGATCGTTGCTGCCATGAATGTGCTCGGGGTATGGGGGTGGCTGTCATGA
- a CDS encoding putative survival protein SurA (COG0760) → MKNWKSSLLGIALLGLSAGTIAAPQELDRIVTIVNDSVILQSDVDAMLKTVRMNAAGQNQPLPPDDVLVNQIMEKLVMETLQLQQAEQFGIRIDDNRLDQAINQMAAEQQMTVGQLQQMLAANGISFSIFREQMRRDMTASEARTIQVRRRINILPQEVETLAGQLSQHEQQGVRYNISHIQLRVEEGASAVERDAVANEAQQLVNQLKDGADFANLAYSYSKGPKALQGGEWGWMRKEEMPTIFADQIQSQGTGAIVGPFRSGVGYHILKINQVDGLETVSVTEVNARHILVKTSVILSDEGAKEQLEQARRAILAGERSFADAAQALSADPGSAANGGELGWQTPDLYVPEFKEKVETLPEGMISEPFKTVHGWHIVEVLDRRDVDRTDAAVKNRAYRILFSRKFNEEAQAWLQELRAGAFIEQPERADDQG, encoded by the coding sequence ATGAAAAATTGGAAGTCTAGCTTGCTCGGTATCGCCTTACTGGGCCTTTCTGCCGGTACCATTGCCGCACCACAAGAACTGGATCGTATTGTCACGATCGTCAATGACAGCGTGATCCTGCAAAGCGATGTCGATGCCATGCTCAAAACCGTGCGCATGAATGCTGCCGGCCAGAACCAGCCACTGCCACCGGATGATGTGCTGGTTAACCAGATCATGGAAAAGCTGGTGATGGAAACCCTTCAACTGCAGCAGGCCGAACAGTTCGGGATCCGCATCGATGATAACCGCCTGGATCAGGCTATCAACCAAATGGCCGCCGAACAGCAGATGACGGTGGGCCAGTTGCAGCAAATGCTGGCAGCCAATGGCATCAGCTTCTCGATTTTCCGCGAACAAATGCGTCGCGACATGACCGCCAGCGAGGCCCGCACGATCCAAGTCCGCCGCCGGATCAACATCCTGCCGCAGGAAGTCGAAACCTTGGCAGGCCAACTGAGCCAGCATGAGCAGCAGGGCGTGCGCTACAATATCAGCCATATCCAGCTGCGTGTTGAAGAAGGCGCCAGCGCAGTAGAGCGCGATGCCGTCGCCAATGAAGCCCAGCAGCTTGTCAACCAGCTAAAAGACGGTGCTGACTTCGCCAACTTGGCCTACAGCTACTCTAAAGGCCCGAAAGCCCTGCAGGGCGGAGAGTGGGGCTGGATGCGCAAAGAGGAGATGCCGACCATTTTTGCCGATCAGATCCAATCTCAGGGTACCGGTGCTATTGTCGGCCCTTTCCGCAGCGGTGTCGGCTACCATATTCTAAAAATCAACCAGGTTGACGGCCTGGAAACGGTTTCCGTGACCGAGGTGAACGCCCGCCATATTCTGGTCAAGACGTCGGTGATCCTCAGCGATGAGGGGGCCAAAGAACAGCTGGAACAAGCCCGCCGGGCGATTCTGGCCGGCGAGCGCAGCTTCGCGGATGCTGCCCAGGCCCTGAGTGCCGATCCGGGATCGGCTGCCAACGGTGGTGAACTGGGCTGGCAGACGCCAGATCTTTATGTTCCTGAGTTTAAAGAAAAAGTGGAAACACTGCCGGAAGGCATGATCAGCGAACCGTTCAAAACGGTACATGGCTGGCACATTGTCGAGGTCCTTGACCGCCGCGATGTCGACCGCACCGATGCTGCAGTGAAAAACCGTGCCTACCGCATTCTGTTCAGCCGTAAATTCAACGAAGAAGCCCAGGCTTGGTTGCAGGAACTGCGTGCTGGTGCCTTCATCGAACAACCGGAACGTGCCGATGACCAAGGTTAA
- a CDS encoding diadenosine tetraphosphatase (COG0639), which produces MSTYLVGDIQGCLDDLRQLLDTAGFNPHQDQLWLTGDLVARGPQSLETLRFVKSLGQQATTVLGNHDLHLLAVAEGIAKNKAKDKLQAILDAPDRDELLHWLRHQPLLAEHPALSFVMTHAGIPPQWNLKQARKRAKEVERVLQGDNYRWLLKNMYGNGPDTWSADLKGIARYRYTINAFTRMRFCYPDGRLDMACKLSPQETASDQLVPWFALARPEMGKKMIFGHWAALMGYEDDKVIGLDTGCVWGNSMTLLRWEDGARFEHACPVHA; this is translated from the coding sequence ATGTCGACCTACCTCGTTGGCGATATTCAGGGCTGCCTCGATGATTTGCGCCAGCTGCTCGATACCGCCGGTTTCAACCCGCACCAAGATCAACTATGGCTAACTGGGGATCTTGTTGCCCGAGGCCCCCAGTCACTTGAAACACTGCGCTTTGTCAAAAGTCTCGGCCAACAGGCAACCACGGTGCTGGGTAACCACGACCTCCACCTGCTGGCCGTTGCCGAGGGCATTGCCAAAAACAAGGCCAAAGACAAACTCCAAGCTATTCTTGATGCGCCGGACCGCGATGAACTTCTGCATTGGCTTCGCCACCAGCCACTTTTGGCCGAGCACCCGGCGCTTTCCTTTGTCATGACCCATGCAGGGATCCCGCCGCAATGGAACCTGAAACAAGCAAGAAAGCGGGCCAAGGAGGTCGAGCGTGTACTGCAAGGTGATAATTACCGTTGGCTATTAAAGAACATGTACGGCAATGGACCCGATACATGGTCGGCAGATCTGAAAGGGATCGCGCGCTACCGCTATACCATCAATGCTTTCACCCGGATGCGTTTCTGCTATCCGGATGGCCGGCTCGACATGGCATGCAAACTGTCTCCACAAGAAACCGCCAGCGACCAACTGGTGCCTTGGTTCGCCCTTGCACGCCCTGAGATGGGCAAGAAGATGATTTTCGGCCACTGGGCAGCACTGATGGGCTACGAGGATGATAAGGTAATAGGGCTCGATACAGGCTGCGTATGGGGTAACAGCATGACACTACTTCGCTGGGAGGACGGGGCCCGCTTCGAGCACGCCTGTCCGGTACACGCCTGA
- a CDS encoding putative dihydrofolate reductase (COG0262) — MKISMVAAMAKARIIGKDNAMPWHLPADFAWFRKVTMGKPVVMGRKTFESIGRPLPGRHNIVISRNADYQAEGVTVVADIEAAKQAAGHVDELMVIGGGSIYAACLAEADRLYLTFIDLEVKGDTQFPDWGDHWQEVHSESYAADEKNAHDMRFVILER; from the coding sequence ATGAAGATCAGTATGGTTGCCGCGATGGCCAAGGCGCGGATCATCGGTAAAGACAACGCCATGCCATGGCACCTACCCGCCGATTTTGCCTGGTTCAGGAAAGTTACTATGGGTAAGCCGGTGGTGATGGGGCGCAAAACCTTCGAATCCATCGGTCGTCCGCTACCGGGCCGCCATAATATTGTGATCAGCCGTAATGCAGACTACCAAGCCGAAGGGGTCACGGTTGTCGCTGATATTGAAGCGGCCAAGCAGGCTGCCGGTCATGTCGATGAGTTGATGGTTATCGGTGGGGGCAGCATTTATGCCGCTTGCCTGGCAGAGGCCGACCGTCTGTACCTGACTTTCATTGATTTGGAGGTTAAGGGCGATACTCAGTTTCCTGACTGGGGGGATCATTGGCAGGAAGTACATAGCGAGTCCTACGCGGCCGATGAGAAAAATGCCCATGATATGCGGTTTGTGATTTTAGAGCGCTGA
- a CDS encoding GTPase ObgE (COG0536): MKFVDEAVIRVDAGDGGNGTVSFRREKYVPKGGPDGGDGGDGGDVYLLADENLNTLIDYRFERFHAAQRGENGRGGNCTGKRGEDCVLSVPVGTRAVDEETGEVIADLTQHGMKVMAAKGGFHGLGNTRFKSSVNRAPRQKTMGTKGEVRHLRLELLLLADVGMLGLPNAGKSTFIRSVSAAKPKVADYPFTTLVPSLGVVRIDNERSFVVADIPGLIEGAADGAGLGIRFLKHLERCRVLLHMVDLLPADGSDPVENAFTILNELEKYSDKLANKPRWIVFNKVDLMPEEEAQEKIDEVLDALAWEGDYYCISALNRMGTKELTYDLMRQIESMPAQVFEEDEEETEEKKVEFKWDDYHEQQVKNADADDDDDDWDDWNEDDYDVEIIYKP; encoded by the coding sequence ATGAAGTTTGTAGATGAAGCGGTAATTCGTGTTGACGCCGGTGATGGCGGTAACGGTACAGTAAGCTTCCGTCGTGAAAAGTATGTCCCGAAAGGTGGTCCTGACGGTGGCGACGGCGGTGATGGTGGCGATGTTTACCTACTGGCCGATGAAAACCTCAATACATTGATCGACTATCGCTTTGAACGATTCCATGCTGCGCAGCGTGGCGAGAACGGTCGTGGTGGTAACTGTACTGGTAAACGCGGTGAGGACTGTGTTCTTTCGGTGCCGGTTGGTACTCGTGCTGTGGATGAAGAGACTGGCGAAGTGATCGCGGATTTGACTCAGCATGGCATGAAGGTGATGGCAGCCAAAGGTGGCTTCCACGGTCTGGGTAACACCCGCTTCAAGTCTTCGGTCAACCGTGCTCCACGCCAGAAGACTATGGGTACCAAGGGGGAAGTACGTCACCTTCGCCTTGAGCTTCTGCTATTGGCCGATGTGGGTATGCTGGGCTTGCCGAATGCAGGTAAATCCACCTTTATCCGTTCGGTATCGGCGGCTAAGCCGAAAGTGGCGGATTACCCGTTCACCACGCTGGTGCCTAGCTTGGGTGTTGTGCGCATCGATAACGAGCGCAGCTTCGTGGTTGCCGATATTCCTGGTTTGATCGAAGGTGCGGCTGACGGGGCTGGTTTGGGGATTCGCTTCCTGAAGCACCTTGAGCGTTGCCGTGTATTGCTGCACATGGTTGATCTGTTGCCTGCCGATGGCTCGGATCCAGTCGAGAATGCCTTCACTATCCTCAATGAGCTAGAGAAGTACAGTGACAAGTTGGCCAATAAGCCGCGCTGGATTGTGTTCAATAAGGTTGATTTGATGCCTGAGGAAGAAGCTCAGGAGAAGATCGACGAAGTACTGGATGCTCTGGCATGGGAAGGTGACTATTACTGTATTTCCGCCCTAAATCGTATGGGGACCAAAGAGCTGACGTATGATCTGATGCGCCAGATCGAGTCGATGCCGGCTCAAGTCTTCGAAGAGGACGAGGAAGAGACCGAAGAGAAGAAAGTCGAATTCAAGTGGGATGATTACCACGAGCAGCAAGTTAAGAATGCTGACGCTGATGACGACGACGATGACTGGGATGATTGGAACGAAGACGACTATGATGTCGAAATCATCTACAAGCCATAA